TGTGATGAGATCCGGGACGCTGGCCAGCAGTGCCGGGCCTTCGATCGCCAGCAGGTATTCATTCTGGACTTGGACTTCGATGCGCCGTCCGTGGTCGTTCCCCAGGCCTTCCACCGTTATGGTTCCCCGGATGAACCCGTCGCGCGTGGTCCGGTCCACATCGACGATTTTTCCGGAAATGAGCGCGACGGCACTGAGCTCTGCGATGAGCTCGGTGATTGGATCCTGGCTGTTCTGGACAATCCTTCCCAGGCTGAGAGCCTGGCTGACGGTGCCTTGGACCGTGGCGCGGGCTGCTTCCCCGGGTGTCATGAGGTAGTCCGCCATGACGGCATTGGCTCCCGATGCGATGCACACGGCCCGAGCCCATCGCTCAGACCATTCCGGGCTGACGGTGACAAGGCTGCCCACATTGCCGATCGCGTCTGTGAGGAACAGGGTCCCCGGTGAAATCCCGGCAACATTCATCGAAATCATTTGAAGTTCAGGAAACGCCCGTCCTATGCCATCGGCGTCAAGGAGCGGCAATCCCAGGCGGGATGCCCAGCCGACCGGAGATACTCCATTGGCTCCGCCGATCTCCGCCGCCATGACGGCGACGACTTTACGGCCCGTGGCCTTTTCCACTTCCTGGCGGAGTTGCGCCGGTTCATCGCCGCTTCCGAGTATTTCCATACCCGCGGTGGGGGCTCCAATGATGGACATCGGCATGACGATTCCGTCCGCGGGAAGGTCCGAGGGCCGCACCAGCGCCACGTTTCCGTATCGGCGGATTGAATCCTGCGCCGCAAGGACACTGGAGCCAACGTCACCGCCGCCGCCCGTGCCGAGAACAGCACATCCGATTCCCAGTGCTTCGATGTCATCGGGGCCGATCCATGTCCTTGTCATGCGCTGAGCCCTTGTTCGGAACGTGCCGCGGCACGGCTTTCAGAATTCCTGGTGATGGGCCACAGAACGATGTAGCAAACGGCCGACACGATCGGGCCAAGGAAGGCCGAAAGGTCCGCCCCCCGAGCAGCCCGGACACCGGGCCCTGGTAGGTCGAGGTGTGGACGCACAGGAGATTGACCACAGAGCCCAGGCCAAAGGAGACAACCCCGTTGACACTCCATCCGCCCCAGTACCAGTGCCGGCCTTGGGGGTTCTCCTTGTGAAGTTCCGCGCCGTCGTACCGGTTTTTCCTGAGCAGGATGTCAGCAACGTAAATGGCCATGGACGGGGCAAGAACAACCACAGTGAGTTCAAGGGTCTGGGACAGTGATCCCAGAAAATCGTTATTGAAGATCGCATACGCGGCCAGTGCGCAGCTGATCAGTCCGTCCAGGAATACGGTCCGCGCCCTGGACATTCTGATACCCAGGGATTGCAGGCAGAGTCCAGAAGAATAGGCTGTCAGAATGTTGCTCGTCATCGAGCTGAACATGATGACCAGAAGCAGGATGGGGTAGAACCACGCCGGAAGGATCGCCTCCAGCGAGGACTGGGCATCCTGCATATCGATGCTCGTCCCGGCGATGACGCCAAGGACGCCGATGAGGAACGAGGGAAGGAATCCGCCCAGTCCTGTCCAGACCAGAACCTTCTTTGCGCTCACTGTCCGCGGCAGGTAGCGCGCGTAGTCGGCCCCTGTCGCCCAGGACAAAGGAATCGCGGCGGTAATGGATATCCCCAGCAGCACCGCAACAAGCAACTCGTTGCCCTGCAGCGCAGTTTCCGGCTGATAGTCGAAGTTCGCATGGCCGATGACAAAGGAACCCAAAACAGCCATAGCCACGGCCAGGACGATCGAAAAAATCGGGCTGAGCCGGGCAATAGTTGCATGCCCGTAAATGCTGACCGTAAAGGTCACAACGGCGGTAACAAGCAAAATCGCGATCTTGACAGGGACGGAGACTTCAACGCCCAACCGTTCAGCCAGCGCGAATCCAGCCAGCGAACCGATGGCAAGGTTGATGAACTCATAGCAGATCGCCACGAGCCAGCCAACACCGGCGCTCAACGGCCGGTTGCCGCGGATCCCGAACATCGCCCGGGTCACCACCACGCTCGGCGTGCCGGACACCGGACCGCTGATCGCCAGCAATCCGACGCCAACCCAGTACAGATTGCCGACGAAGAGAACAATCACGGACTGCCACAAAGACAAACCCAGCAGGATGACCGCTCCGCCGAGGGTGAAGTACAGGTAGGCGATATTCGCCGCAAACCATACCCAAAACAACTCCCGGGGGCGCCCGTGACGCTCCGCTTCAGGGATCTGGTCGATCCCTCGGGACTCAACTTTGCCAACAACGTCGACGGCATGGTTGCCGCCATGTTCCGCCGGCATGGCTATCACCGCTTGATCCTCGAACATCGAGTCCTCCCGTCCCTTGTTGGCCGGTTGGCCAATATTTGTTTTAAATGTATTCCACCTCACAGTGCGAGGTCAAGACATAATTGGCCGGAAGGCCAATTATGAATCAGAAGTGGCTAGACTATGGTCATGAGCGCATCTCCAAAACGACGGAAAGCACCTGCCGAGCGGCGTCAGGAAATCCTGGAGGCCGCGGCCGGCATTGCTCTGACGAGTGGCCTGGAAGCAGTGACAAAGAGGGAGGTGGCCGACAGGCTGGGCTGCGCTCCCGGACTCGTCCACCACTATTTCGCCACGGTCGACGACCTTGCGGCCGAGGGCTTCACCTGGGCGATGATGACCGAGCAGGACTCAACCTTTCAAAATGTCGCCGCCAGCCCAACCGCCATGGAGGGAATGCGCCGGCTCCTTGGCCAGTGGTTCGATGAAAATGCGACCGATCATGGGATGTTGTGGCTGGACGCCTGGAGCCAGGCTCGCCGGAAAGACGGCATCCGTCAGGCGGTGGACAATGTCATGAGGGACGGCCACATCAGGGTCGTTGAACTGATCGTCCGCGGAGAACGTGAAGGAACCTTCAACGTCGTCGACCCTGACGAAGTAGCTTGGACCATCCTGACGCTTCTGGACGGCGTCATTGTTCATTCGTCCCTCCAGGTAAACCGCGGGCTAATCGACGTGGTCGGGACACTCACAGCGCTGGCCGAGGCACAATTGGGCTTGGCGCCTGGAAGCCTCTCGCCGGCACGACACACCACGGAAGCCGACGTGTCCGAGCCTTCCCCTCCGGGGGATTCGCAAGGTACCACCAGCACAGCACATTCTGCTCCTGCCGATTCGCGCTTCGTTCCCAGCTGAACAACGCCGGCAACTCGCAGAACGCAACGACGAGCTCGACCCCGCACGTGTCATTTTTCAGAAGTCGTCTGCGCCGTTTCATGCGGCAGACCTGCCCCGGCGTAAAGAAGTTCTGACAAGCCGACCTCAACAGTCCTCTGCCTGACCTTTGCCCAGCGTGAGGAGATCGCGGTGATGCGCGCCCAGGGATACTCGCTGCGCCGGATCGGGGCGGTGATCGGCCGATCTGCCTCGACGGTGTCCAGGGAGCTTCGGCGCAATTCGGTGGCCGGGTTGCCCTACCGGGCGACATCGGCTCACGCGCTGGCGTATGAGCGGGCTTCGCGGCCGAAACCGGCGAAACTGCACACGAACACGGTGTTGCGTGCGAAGGTGGAAGAGGACCTGAAAAAGAAGTACTCGCCTGAGCAGATCGCAGGACGCCTGCGGGTTGAGTTTCCCGATGAGCCGGAGATGCGGGTGTCACCTGAGACCATTTACCAGTCTCTCTACGTTCAGTCCCGCGGAGTGCTGAACCGCGATCTGGCCGCGTGTTTGCGCACCGGACGGGCGCTCAGGCAGCCCTGCAGGAAAGCCGGCCAGCGGAAGAACCGGATCCCGGGGATGATCAATATCTCCGAACGTCCCCCCGAGGTTCAGGACCGTGCGGTGCCAGGGCACGGGGAGGGCGACCTCATCATCGGCAAAGGCAACCAGTCCGCGATCGGGACCCTCGTGGAGAGAACCACCAACTACACGATGCTCGTTCACCTGCCGGACGGGTACAAAGCAGAACAAATGCGTGACGCCCTGGCAGCCAAGATCAAGACGCTCCCCGAGGCGCTGAGGCATTCCCTCACCTGGGACCAAGGCATCGAAATGCAGGACTGGAAAACCGTGAAGATCGACGCCGGCATCGACATCTACTTCTGCGATCCGCACTCACCCTGGCAGCGGGGCATCAACGAAAACACGAATGGCCTGCTGCGTCAGTACTTCCCGAACGGCACGGACCTGCGCATCCACAGCGCCGAAGACCTCGACTGGGTCGCACAGGAACTCAACGACCGGCCACGCAAAAGACTAGAGTTCAGAAAACCGATCGAATTGATCGAAGGACTCCTGTTGCAATGACCGCCTGAATCCGCCGTACGATTTTTTCCGTTTTCTGAAGCGGCCCCCTTATGCCGATAGTGGCCAGGCCGGATAGCGCGACTGCCTGCCCGCATGGTGTGCGGACAGGCAGTCTGTCCTGGCTGGTGTATCGGTTCCTCTCAGCCCCTTCTATCGGGACCGGGATCGCCGGGGTCGTTCTGCGGGTCAGGGGCGGAAGAGCTCCTCGAAGGTGCCCGATGTGGTGGGCGAGCAGGTGTTGGCCAGGCAGCCCAGGTGCCACAGGTGCTCGATGGTGGAGAGCAGGGTGTAGTGGTCCGACACCTTGTTCGTTGTCTTGTGCGGGCCGTCAGCGGAGTTGATCACGATCATCGGTGCGTGCCCGCCGCCGAGGACGGCCCCGTTCTGCCCGACCGGGCTGCCGGGGCCGCCAGAGGATCCGGAGTAGTCGTTCTCGTCCCAGGCGAGGACGATGCTGGACTTGGTCGTCTTCCACGTGGGGGAGTCCATGATCTGGTGGACGGTCTGCTTGACGTAGGTGTCGCCGAGCTGGATCGCGCCGTGGTCGGGGCCGGAGTCGGGGTAGCCGCACTGTGGCAGGTTGATGAGGGCGGCCCCGGAGGGGGAGATTCCGTGCATGTCGTGGCACTGGTTAGGGCTGATCCAGACGAAGTTCGGCACGTTGCCGCTGGCCAGGTCGGTCTTCAGGTTGTTCTCCAGGGGCACAATGTTTTGCAGGCGCGGGCTGCCCGGGTAGTTGATGTCCGAGAAGTACATGAAGGGGTTGTGCTTCTGCGCGTACAGCTTCACTGTCGTCGAACCGATCGTAGGCGCGTATTCGACCTGGGAGCCGGCGCTCGGGAGGTTCTCCATGTACGCCTTCCAGCTCAGCCCCTTGTTCTCGAGCTGATCGACAATGGTTTGTCCGGAGAACATATGCGCAGTCGCGGAGGCACTGGCGACCTGCTTCGAAGTGAGGAGTCCGGTGGCCCCGGTGTCACTGGAGCCGGGAACAAACTCTTCGGGGGCGCACGCGACATTAGCGCCGGCTTTGCAGTCGTCCCAGATGCCCTGGGAGCTTCCCGAGATGGTTGCGAGGTAGTTCGGGAGGCTGGGGTGGGTGACGCCGTGGTAGTTCGCCGCGGTGTTGTAGCGCTGGGCGAGTGAATTGATGTAGGGCGCATCGGTGGTGTTGCCGATGACCTGGTCGTAGCCGTGGTTCTCCATCATGATGACGAAAACATGGTCAGGGCCGTTTGTCCCCTGCCCGGCCGCCTGGGCGACCGGGCCCGACGTCGTTTGCGCGTCCGCGGGTGCAGCCGCACCAAGGGCCGCGAATCCAGTGAACGCGACGGCGGCAGCAAGTGCCGCTGCTGCCACCGCTCGGTTTTTCAGCATATTGGGCATCGAATATGTCCTTTCGGGTTGCGCCCCGGACGGAACGACAGTTTCGTTGGTTGTACAGCAAGGTGAAGCTCAGGTGACGGACGGCGGAGCGAACGACAGCCTGCGGTCCCCGGCCCGGGCCGGCCTCTTATCGGCCCAGCTGTGGGTCGCTCGTGAGCGCGCGGCTGTTCTCGAGCCGGCCGGCCAGGACGCGGACGAGCTTCGGGTCGCCGGCGGAGGTGATCGTCAGGTCGTACCAGCCGCCCTGGGTCGGGATGACGACCGTCCGGGCCTGACCCGGGTTGAGCGAGAGCGTCTGGGAGCCTGCTCCGTACGCGTCCTTGAGCGTGAGGGCCATGCCCGCGGGTCCGGTGTTCTCGATCCGGAACTGTGCGTGCGGCGACTTTCCGTCAGCGGTCACTCTCACGCGGAGGTCTGCGGCCGCCGTCGTGCCGGCGAGGCGCCGGTACCAGCCGGCCGGGCCGTGCATGTGCACGTCGTACTCGGCGCCGAGCGCCCAGGTCGCGTCGAGCGAAGCCCTGGCTCCGATGGTGTATGAGTACGGAGCCTGCGGCAGGAGGTTGGAGCGGACCTGCACGTGCACACCGAGGGTGCCGCGGTTGGACCAGTGCGCGGCGAGCGTGCCGCCCGCAATGGTGGCCTCAACGCCGAGGGCGTAGCCCAGCGGACGGGACGGGCGCGTGCCTTTCTCCTGGGAGGGCATGCTGTTCACAGCCGGCGGCGTCGGAACGTAGTTCGGGTGGCGGTTGTGGTCCACCGGCTTGTACGCCGAGGTGTCGGGCAGGGCAGGGGCCGCACCGCCGGCGGCGGAGAAGTCGAAAGCGCTGGTGAGGTCGCCGCTGACCGCGCGGCGCCACGGCGTGATGTTCGGCGAGGCCACGCCGAAGCGGGCTTCGAGGAACCGGATGATCGATGTGTGGTCGAACGTCTCAGAACACACCCACCCGCCCATGCTCCACGGGGAGACGACAATCATCGGCACGCGCACACCCAGGCCGAAGTGTCCCGGGACGTCCTTGCTGCCGTAGAAGGTCGGTGTGCCGTCGTACCACTCGCCTGCGGTCGAGACCGTGGAAGCACCCGGGATCTGCGGGGTATTCGGGTGCGGCGGGACGATGTGGTCGAAGAATCCGTCGTTCTCGTCGTACATGAAGAACACGGCCGTCTTGCTCCAGACCTCCGGGTTGGACGTGAGGATGTCTAGGATGTTGGCCGCATACCAGGCACCGAAGTTCGGCGGCCAGTTGGAGTGCTCCGTGTACGCCTCCGGGGCCACGATGTAGGACACCTGCGGGAGCTTCCCCGAGGCGACGTCCTCGCGGAAGATGCTGAAGAGGTCATCTCCGGCCTTGGCGTTCGTGCCGGTACGCGCCTTCTCGTACAACGCAGTTCCAGGCTTCGCGTCCTGGTACTGCTTAAAGTACAGGAGCGGGGTGTCGCCGTAGTTGCCGATGTGCGCGTCGTTGGTCCATCCCCAGTAGCCTTTGGCGTCGAGTCCGTCGCCGATGTCCTGGTAGACCTTCCAGCTCACCCCGGCCTGCTCAAGCTCTTCGGGGTAGGTGCTCCACCAGTAGCCTTTCTCGTCGTTCCACAGGTCCGGGCCCCCGCCCTTGCGGTCCGGATCGTCACCGCCGGCGAACATGTAGTAGCGGTTCGGGTCCGTCGGGCCGAGCACCGAGCAGTGGTACTGGTCACATACGGTGAACACGTCCGCGAGGCCGAAATGGAACGGAATGTCCTGGCGCCCGTAAAAAGCCATGGTCGCGTCCGACTTCGCGGGCAGCCACCGGTCGTACTTGCCCGCGTTGAAGGCCTCGTGGGTCATTTTCCACGAGTGGTCGAGGTCTTCCATGAACTGCATGCCCAGGTTCGGCGCGTCCGGGTGGTAGGGGAGGACCTCACGCGTGCCGTTGTTCTGGTAGAAGGCGTCCTTGCCGCTGGGCAGGACCGCGGGGTGCGGGTCCGAGAACCCGCGCACACCCTTCAACGTGCCGAAATAGTGATCGAAGGCGCGGTTCTCCTGCATGAAGACCACCACATGCTCAACATCCTTGATCGAGCCGGTGGCCCGGTTGGCCGGGATCGAGGCGGCGCGTGCGACGCTTTGGCCGAGCATCTCGGCGATCGCGGTGCTCGCAGCACCAGCGCCCGCGAGCTGAAGAAAACGTCGACGATCGAGACCGGGCATGAACTGCTCCTCATACTTGATTACTGGCAAACCCCCGGCGCAGTGTTCCAGCACCAGGTAAAGCACAGGTATCGAAACGGCAAACTCTCGGTGACACGCCCACCCGGGGCGAGGAGCACAGGCCCCAACCAAGGTAGGCGGCTCGTTCCCGTGATGCCGTCTTGGTAGGTCGCTGCGACCTGATTGCCGGATCCCCGCCTACCAAGGACCGCACGACAATCAGAACCTCCTGTGGGAAAACGAGCGGTAAAAGTCGTCAGGACCCCAGCTCTTCGGTTGAGTGAATCCGGCGGATGAGGGTGAGGCCGGCACCTACCAGGACCCGGGCTCCGGCGGCCTGGACAAGCAGGACGATGAAGGCCAGGAATTGCCCTAGGAGCATGACGAACGCCACCCAATCGTGGTGGCGTACGTCAAGTGGAAGGCGAGCATCGAAGAGTCAGTCATATGCTCATGCCTGCAGGCCGGGGGGCCGGATGATGCGGCGCTGGGTGGCGGCGGCGATGGCTGCGGTGCGGTTGTCCACGCCGAGTTTGCCGTAGATGTGGCCCAGGTGGGTTTTCACGGTTGCCTCGGAGATGAAGATTTGTTTGGCGATGGCGCGGTTGGATAGCCCGGTGGCCAGCAATTCGAGCAGTTGGACTTCCCGCGGGGTGAGGGTGGGCGCGGGGTTGTTGATTCGGCCCATGAGCAGGGCTGCGACTCTTGGTGCCAGCGCCGTCTGGCCGGCGGCGGCGGCCAGTACTGCCTGGTGGATCTGTTCGGGAGGGGCGTCCTTGAGCATGTAGCCGCTGGCTCCTGCTTCCACCGCGGCCAGGATATCGGCGTCCGTGTCGTAGGTGGTCAGGATCAGGACCGGCGGAGGTTCCTCGAGCAGTTTGATGCGCGATGTGGCCGTGACTCCGTCCATTCCGGCGCCCATTTGCAGGTCCATGAGCACGACGTCAACCCGGTCACCCAGAATTTGCAGCCGTTTCAGTTCCTTGAGAGCTGCTTCCCCGTCGGCCGCTTCGGCTGCCACTGAGATGCCTTCGAAGGCGGTGAGCATCGCCCTCAGCCCGGCCCTGACGACGGGATGGTCATCGACCAGCAGAATGCGGATATCCTTCATTGCTCTTCCCTCCCGAAAGTCTCGTCCAGGGGCAGGCGGACGGCCACTACCGTCCCCTCCCCGGGGGCCGATTCCAGGTCAAGTGAACCGTTGAGTGCCCTCACCCGTTGCTGCAGCGAGAGGATCCCGTAACCGGTCCCATCCGTCCGGGCCTGTGTCCGCGCCGTTAATCCGGCGGGATCAAAACCGGCACCGTCATCATAGATGTCCATCGTGACTTCACTGCCCAGAAATGCGACGGTCACGACGGCGTTGCCGGCTCGGGCATGGTTTCTGACGTTGGCGAGGCTGGCCTGGGCTGCCCGGAGCAGGGTCACCCGGTATGGCTGCGGCAGCTCCACGGGGTCACCGTCGAGTTCGAACCGGCACCGCAGCCCCAGGCCCCGGGCCGCGGAGCTGGTTTCGGTGCTTTCGCAGAGCCGGCGCAGACTCTCGATCAGGGAAGCTCCCTGCAACTGCGGGGACGAGAGCCCGCGGACGAAACTGCGGGCCTCTGCCAGGTTCTCCGACGCGGTCTGCTGAACCAGCGCAAAGCGTGCAGCGGCGGTAGCGGTGTCTCCGTCCGCGAGCGACTTTTCCGCCGCGCGGGCCACCAGAACGATGCTCGAGAACCCCTGGGCGAGGGTGTCGTGGATTTCCCGGGCCAGCCGTTCGCGCTCGGCCAGGACGCCGGCGTCGTGTTGGGATGCGGCCAGCTGCGCGCGGGTCCGGCGGAGTTCATCGGCTGCACGGCGCTGGTTCTCGGCTTCCCGGTAGAGCGCCCGGTAGGCAAGTCCGGTCACGATGGAAAACGCCGCACCGAAGAGCGGGCCAATGACGACCGCTGGCTGGGGGGCGGGGAGCCCGCTGGCGGTCCATTGGGCGGCAATGACCGCCGCCGTCATCAACGCGATCGTCAGCAGCGCAATCCGACGCGGCAGCAGGTGCAGGTGGAGGAAGAAGAGGGGAAACGCCAACCACGCGAAGTCCCCACTCCCGGCCAGGAGGAGGAACCACAAAGCGGTGACGATTCCCAGCCACAGGACCCCGTAGGGTCGCGGATCGAAACCCGCTCCGGCCGCGGCGAAGCGCTTTTCCAGGATCGTCCCGGTGAGATACACACCGGCCAGAACCAGCGACGTCCCGGCCAGGACGTATCGCAGAAGGTCCCCGCCACCAGATATGAGCAGCCTCAGGAGGGCCACCCCGAGCAGGGCGGCGAAGCCGACGTGCAGGGTCACCCTCAGTACGCGCAGGATCGCAACGGAGGGCGCTGTATCGAGGTCGTCGGGCAGGCCGTTGCCCGGTCCTAAGGGACCGTCGCTGTCCGGCGCGGGGAGCTGGTCTGTGGCGGGCATTGGATCAGCTTATGCGTCCCCGGTCCGGCGCGGGTCAACCAAAAGGTTGACCCTGGGATCAACCATTCGTCCGCCCCATATCAACCACCTGCACGATGGCGCGCGCCCCTGCCCGCGGGAGAGTGGATACAGGAGCTTTTCCCGCCCCCCCGCGTCACCCATTGAAAGAAGAGAAAACGTGTTTCTTGCTATCCGCGATATCCGCTTTGCCAAGGGCAGGTTCGCCCTGATGGGCGGTGTCGTCGCCCTGATCACCCTGCTGCTGGTCATGCTCTCAGGACTTACCGCCGGCCTGGGGGACCAGTCAACTTCCGCAATCGACAAACTCGGCGCCGTCCACGGCAGCGGAGTCACCACCCGGGCGGTAGACAGCATCGCGTTCGGTGCACCCGGCACCAACGAGCCCAAGGCCTCCTTCACCGAAAGCGAAGTCACCGCCGCGCAGCTCGAGAGCTGGAAGAACCGGGCCGGCGTGCAGGACGCAGAAGCCCTGGGCATCAGCCAGACCCGTTTCCAGGCCGTGGCCGGGGGCACCGGAGCCGGTACCGGCACCACCAACGTCGCCGTGTTCGGCGTCGCACCCGAGGGCCAGTTGCCCCCTTCCCGCGTCAGCGCCGACACCGTCGTGATCGGAACATCCGTGGCCAAGGCCCTTTCCCTGAACACCGGGGACAAGGCCAACGTCGGAGGCACCGAACTGACTGTCAGCGCCGTGGTCGAGGACCAGTGGTATTCCCACACCAGCGTCGTCTGGACTGCGCTTCCCACCTGGTCCAAGCTCGCCCACCTCAGCGACCCGGGACAGGTCGGAACCGTCGCCGCCATCACGTACAAGGACCGCGCCACCGTTGACGAAGCCGCCGCCAACACCGCAGCGCACACCGTCAGCGCTTCCCGCACCGGATCCTTCCAGGCACTGGGCTCCTACAAGAGCGAGAACGGCTCCCTGACCCTGATGCAGGCCTTCCTCTACGGCATCTCCGCCCTGGTTATCGTGGCCTTCCTGACGGTCTGGACCGTGCAGCGGACCCGCGACATCGCGGTGCTCAAAGCCATGGGCGCCTCCGGCGGCTATGTCCTGCGTGACGCCATCACCCAGGCGGCGATCGTCCTGCTCGCCGGCGCCGGGCTCGGCGGCGGAATCGGCATCCTCGGCGGATTCTTCGCAGCCAAGGCAGCCCCCTTCCTGGTCAACCCCGCAACCACACTGCTGCCCATCCTCGGAATCATCGCCCTCGGCCTGGCCGGCGCAGCACTCGCCGTCCGCCGCGTCACCAAAGTCGACGCCCTCATCGCCCTCGGCGGCAACTAAACCCTCCCGCGGCCCGTCCCGTCCGCAGCCCCCTACAGAATCCTCCCCGAGCACATCACCAAAGGAAGTACCACCATGTCCTCCACCCCCAACCCCCTGAATCTGGTCAACGTCACGCTCGAATACCCGGACGGGGACGGAACCATCAAAGCCCTCGACACCGTGAACCTCACGGTCCAGGCCGGCCAGATGATCTCCCTCGTCGGCCCGTCAGGATCCGGCAAATCCAGCCTCCTGGCCGCCGCCGCCACCCTCGTCCGCCCCACCCACGGCCTGGTACTCATCGACGGCACCGACGCCACCGGGCTCGGCGACAAAGACCTCACCGCACTCCGGCGCGAGAAAATCGGCATCATCTTCCAACAGCCCAACCTGCTCGCGTCCCTGACCGCCGCCGAACAACTCATCATCGGCGACCACCTGCGCGGAAAGTCCGTCAAAGCCGCCCGCGCCAAAGCCGCAGAACTGCTCGACATCGTCGGACTCGCCTCCAGCGCGGACAAACGTCCCCACCAGCTCTCCGGCGGCCAGCGCCAACGGGTCAACATCGCCCGGGCCCTGATGGGAGATCCCAAGGTCCTGCTCGTGGACGAACCCACCGCGGCCCTGGACCACGAACGCAGCGACTCCATCGTCCGGCTCCTGCGCCGCGTCACCGACGACTTCATGGTCGCCACCGTCATGGTCACCCACGACACAGAATTCGTCCCGCTGACCGACTCCGTCGCCACCATGCGCGACGGGAGGCTCACCGCCCCCGTACTCACCAACGCCTAACGTCCACCGTCGCTCCCCGCAAAACCACGCCCCTCCCGCACCAGCGCGGGAGCCCGCCGCCGCCACCCCCATCAAGCCAAGGACCACCGCCATGAAAAAGCTCTACTGCGCCGCCTTTACCTACATGATCGCCGGACTGGCGTCCGGGTTGTTCTACCGCGAATTCACCAAAGCCAACGACTTCACCGGCGACAGCCAGCTTTCCGTGGTCCACACCCACCTCCTGGCCCTGGGCATGCTCTTCTTCCTCACCGTCCTGGCACTGGACAAGCTCTTCAACCTCTCCGCACTGCGCATGTTCAACGTGTTCTTCTGGACCTACAACGCCGGCCTGGCCCTCACCACGGCGACGATGGTCCTCAGCGGCGTCCTTACCGTTCAGGGCAGCACCCCGTCCGCTGCGATCGCAGGCATCTCCGGGCTGGGCCACATCGGCCTCACCGCCGGCTTGATCCTTCTCTTCATCACCCTCGGCAAGCGCGTCTCCGGCAAAGAAACCGCCGAAGCCGAACTCACCACCGCCAACTGATCCGCCCGCTGACCCGGAGGCGGAAGACATGACCCTGCACCTGGAAGCGCCGGCGACCGGCGCCCGGAAACGATGGGCCGGCCTGGCCGTACTGGCTGCCGGGCTGTCCATGATCGTCATCGACGGGACCATCGTCGGGGTCTCGCTGCCGGCCATCATCGCGGACCTGAAACTGGACCTTTCCGAGGCCCAATGGGTGAACAGTCTCTACTCCGTCGTGTTCGCGGCCCTGCTGCTGACCGCGGGAAGGCTCGGGGACCGCATCGGCCGGCGGCGGCTCTTCATTGCCGGGGTGCTCATTTTCCTAGGCGGCAGCCTTCTCGCCGCCATGGCTCAGGAAGCTGCCCCGCTCATCAGCGCCCGGGTCATCCAGGGAATCGGCGGGGCGCTGGTCCTGCCCACCACCTTGTCCACGGTCAACGCCACGTTCCGGGGTAAGGACCGTGCCACCGCTTTCGGGATCTGGGGTGCTGTCATCTCGGGGGCCGCCGCGATTGGGCCGCTCCTGGGAGGATGGCTGACCAGCACTTTCTCGTGGCAATGGATCTTCCTGGTCAACATCCCGCTCGGCGCCGCGGTCATTACCGGCGCAGTCCTGGCAGTTCCGGAAACCCGGGCACGGATCACCGCGCCCGGACTCGACGTGGACGGGCTGCTCCTGAGCAGCCTCGGTTTCGGGTTCCTGGTCTTCGGCCTGATCGAGGGAAGCTCGCTGGGCTGGTGGACGCCCGCAGCGTCCTTGACCGTGCTCGGAATGGCCTGGCCGGTCACCGCGCCCATCTCGGCTGCCCCCGTGTCC
This genomic window from Arthrobacter sp. 24S4-2 contains:
- a CDS encoding DUF917 domain-containing protein encodes the protein MTRTWIGPDDIEALGIGCAVLGTGGGGDVGSSVLAAQDSIRRYGNVALVRPSDLPADGIVMPMSIIGAPTAGMEILGSGDEPAQLRQEVEKATGRKVVAVMAAEIGGANGVSPVGWASRLGLPLLDADGIGRAFPELQMISMNVAGISPGTLFLTDAIGNVGSLVTVSPEWSERWARAVCIASGANAVMADYLMTPGEAARATVQGTVSQALSLGRIVQNSQDPITELIAELSAVALISGKIVDVDRTTRDGFIRGTITVEGLGNDHGRRIEVQVQNEYLLAIEGPALLASVPDLITIFDTATSMPIATESLRYGQRITVLAWPSDPVWRTAAGLATAGPAAFGYKHSFTPVEEQHADSIR
- a CDS encoding TetR/AcrR family transcriptional regulator; protein product: MSASPKRRKAPAERRQEILEAAAGIALTSGLEAVTKREVADRLGCAPGLVHHYFATVDDLAAEGFTWAMMTEQDSTFQNVAASPTAMEGMRRLLGQWFDENATDHGMLWLDAWSQARRKDGIRQAVDNVMRDGHIRVVELIVRGEREGTFNVVDPDEVAWTILTLLDGVIVHSSLQVNRGLIDVVGTLTALAEAQLGLAPGSLSPARHTTEADVSEPSPPGDSQGTTSTAHSAPADSRFVPS
- a CDS encoding alkaline phosphatase family protein; the protein is MPNMLKNRAVAAAALAAAVAFTGFAALGAAAPADAQTTSGPVAQAAGQGTNGPDHVFVIMMENHGYDQVIGNTTDAPYINSLAQRYNTAANYHGVTHPSLPNYLATISGSSQGIWDDCKAGANVACAPEEFVPGSSDTGATGLLTSKQVASASATAHMFSGQTIVDQLENKGLSWKAYMENLPSAGSQVEYAPTIGSTTVKLYAQKHNPFMYFSDINYPGSPRLQNIVPLENNLKTDLASGNVPNFVWISPNQCHDMHGISPSGAALINLPQCGYPDSGPDHGAIQLGDTYVKQTVHQIMDSPTWKTTKSSIVLAWDENDYSGSSGGPGSPVGQNGAVLGGGHAPMIVINSADGPHKTTNKVSDHYTLLSTIEHLWHLGCLANTCSPTTSGTFEELFRP
- a CDS encoding IS30 family transposase, with the translated sequence MTFAQREEIAVMRAQGYSLRRIGAVIGRSASTVSRELRRNSVAGLPYRATSAHALAYERASRPKPAKLHTNTVLRAKVEEDLKKKYSPEQIAGRLRVEFPDEPEMRVSPETIYQSLYVQSRGVLNRDLAACLRTGRALRQPCRKAGQRKNRIPGMINISERPPEVQDRAVPGHGEGDLIIGKGNQSAIGTLVERTTNYTMLVHLPDGYKAEQMRDALAAKIKTLPEALRHSLTWDQGIEMQDWKTVKIDAGIDIYFCDPHSPWQRGINENTNGLLRQYFPNGTDLRIHSAEDLDWVAQELNDRPRKRLEFRKPIELIEGLLLQ
- a CDS encoding cytosine permease; translated protein: MFEDQAVIAMPAEHGGNHAVDVVGKVESRGIDQIPEAERHGRPRELFWVWFAANIAYLYFTLGGAVILLGLSLWQSVIVLFVGNLYWVGVGLLAISGPVSGTPSVVVTRAMFGIRGNRPLSAGVGWLVAICYEFINLAIGSLAGFALAERLGVEVSVPVKIAILLVTAVVTFTVSIYGHATIARLSPIFSIVLAVAMAVLGSFVIGHANFDYQPETALQGNELLVAVLLGISITAAIPLSWATGADYARYLPRTVSAKKVLVWTGLGGFLPSFLIGVLGVIAGTSIDMQDAQSSLEAILPAWFYPILLLVIMFSSMTSNILTAYSSGLCLQSLGIRMSRARTVFLDGLISCALAAYAIFNNDFLGSLSQTLELTVVVLAPSMAIYVADILLRKNRYDGAELHKENPQGRHWYWGGWSVNGVVSFGLGSVVNLLCVHTSTYQGPVSGLLGGRTFRPSLARSCRPFATSFCGPSPGILKAVPRHVPNKGSAHDKDMDRPR